Below is a genomic region from Ancylomarina subtilis.
AACAGGGAAGACAAGACGCAAATAATCAATGGAACGTGTATCAATTCCATAACGAATCAGAAATCATGGCAATTTCAAAAGCAACAATTTAAAATCACGCAAACTTGGGGCGGTAAAATAGAATTGATAAATAATCCACCACTGAATCAGAAGCCTTTCTATCACCCGAATTCCCCCGACGAAGCACTTTTGCAATGGCATCCTTATGAAGCATTCGCGAATAGGCCACCAAGGTCATAATCGGTCCGAAACCACATACCGAAATCCCATGACGCTTGACTTTATTAAAAATCTGTTCCGTATCGAATTCACAGATGGCTTTCACAACATGCTGATCCTGCCTGTAAGCCAAATCAGGAGCCAGATAATGAGAAAAATCGGAAGATGCTAAAACCAACAAGTTGCGCTTCAGAATCTGATTGGTTTTCACAATCAAACCAGCCAGCTTAAGCGCACAATTTACGGTTTGATGATTCATACAAATGGGTAGTATCTTGAAACCTTGTCTTAAAAACAATTGTAAAAAAGGGAGTTGCACTTCAGCTGAATGTTCATTTTGATGAGCAAGCCGATTCATAGGCAGATTCAACAGCTTTGCAAACTCAAGATCGACCTCCAGCTTACCAAGCGGTGTCTCCCAGGCATCACTGGCCGTCACACTCAAATCCTCCCCCATCGAAATCGTGTGATTAGGATGCAGAATCAGAATGGTGTCAAAATCGATTTCCGAGTAACGAATCAGCTCGTATAAATGAACGGCCTCGTAGCCGGAATACATATAACCCGCGTGAGGCACAATCCCTCCAAGAATCTGATGCTTACCCAAAGAGTAATCAATTAATTTGGACTCTTTTTTCAACAAATGCCTAACCATATCGATCAACCGATCGGGCTGCTCAGGATAAAATCTTCCGGCAACCCATGCTTTCCGTGTATTCATCATCACTTATTTTATAGCATTCACAATCTCAACAAACAAAAATCTGATTTTTACAGGTCGTACAACGCCCCTTTTCCAATCCAGTCACCTCAACCCTATAATCGAAACGACGAACCAAAGTCTGCCCGCAATGCAAACAAGAGGTATCGCTTCCGAAGCGGGTATTCACATTACCCAAATACACATAATTCAGATGTTCTTTGGCAATATCATAAAAACGGTATAACAAATCCAGGGGTGTGGGTTCGTTCAACAACAGATAAGCCGGAAAATAACGTGAAAGATGAAAAACGGTATCCGATCCCAATTCACCTGCAATCCAGGCCACAAGTTCTTCAAATACTTTAGCATCACTGTTTAATTCCGGAATGAGCAGATGCGTGACTTCCAGATGTTTTCCGCTTTTACGCACCTGTTTCAATGTCCCCAAAACCGGGTCCAGTTGCGAATGGGTGTATTTCCTGTAGAAACCTCTCCTGAAAGCCTTTAAATCGATATTAAAAGCATCGATATACTCCAACAGTTCGTCTAAGGGATCCGAATTAATGTATCCATTGGTAACCATAACATTCTGCAAACCCTCCTGTTTTACCTTTCGGGCCAAGCTAATCATCGATTCAAAAAACACAGTCGGCTCGTTATACGTATAGGCCAGACCGATGCAATTGGGACTTTCACTGGCCATCTCCAGAATTTCTTCATCTGACAACAGTCTCATATAAGGGTATTCACCTGGTACAGCCTGCGACATCTCGTGATTCTGACAAAACGTACATCTCAGGTTACAGCCCTTCGTTCCAAGAGATAGTATGGCGCTTCCGGGATAAAAATGATAAAGAGGCTTTTTCTCAATTGGATCCAGATTTAAGGCCGAATATTTTCCGTCAACATCGGTAAACAGGATGCCATCCCGATTCATGCGGACCTTACAGTTCCCCCTTTGCCCCTGAGAAATGGAGCAATAATGAGGGCAAAGGGTACATCGCACCCTCTGATCGCTTAAGGTTTCGTAATATAAGGCTCTTTCCACAACAAAAAGTTTACTTAATATTATACGAATGGAAAAGATTCAGGGTTTCAAGTAAAGGAAGCTGATTGCGGATTATTATTTTATTCTTGCAGAAAAGTGTGTTTTTATATGATATGAGGCGTCTTGATTGATTCTAATTCTCCAAAAATGCCTTTAACCGATCTTTAATGAAATATTCCCAGCCTTGCTGACAGCTTTCTCTCCTAAACTCAGGAATCGATTGGTCAAAACCTGTTGTTACAAAATGGCTCACACGCAAACTGGACCCACCCTCGTTTATGAAAGTCTCAAAACAAACAATCGCCTCCCCTTCATACCCTTCGTATTGCCACAAATAAACAATCTTTTCCAAGTGAACAACATCGGTGAGTTTCCACAAATGTTTAAAATTTCTTTCTCCGGATTTCACATTAAATTGGGTTTGAAAACCAACTTCAGGCTGAAAATCTTCAATGTTCTCAAAAAACCATTGCCTCATCTGATCCGGCTCACTAATGGCCTTCCAAAGCTGACTCAGAGGTACGGAAAAATTTTGCTCCACGATAATTCGGCTATTCATTTCTGTCATAAATCCAGGTTTTATGTGTAATACTTCAATTTAACTCTTTTTGTGCCAACCATCACTCAAAATCGCATTTATTTCATAGAGTCAGATGATCCTTTCATCCGGTATATTCAGTTCATAATCGATTTTCCGTTTTTTGGATAAGTTCAACGATGTTTTTCAACGCCTATGTCTATATCTTTGAGATCAGAATCTAAATAAAAAACAAACAATATGAACTTTAAACAACTTAAAGGCGGTGTTATTTTGACACTTTTGGCTGCAAGCATGTGTTTACAAGCTACAGCTCAGGTCAGCTATAAGACCCGCGAAGAAATTCCGGCTAAATACAAATGGAACTTCTCTGATATCTACGAGAACTGGGATGCCTGGGAGGCTGATTTTAAATCAATGTCAAAAGATATTGAGGCCATACAATCTCTAAAAGGAAAGTTGGGCGAAAATGTTGATAATTTGGTTAGCCTTCTTACGGTTCAGGAAAACCTGATGAAAAAGGCTTATAAGGTGTATCAATTCGTTTCATTCCAATCGACTGTTGATGGAAAAAACATGGATCTTCAGGCTAAATTGCAGCAGGTGGGTATGTTCTTTGCAAATATGGGAATGGCAACAACCTGGATTTCACCTGAAATGATTCAGATTCCTGAGGCGACAATGAAGCAGTGGATTGCTGAAACCCCGGCTTTGAAACCTCATGCTTTCGACTTGATGGATATGTACCGTATGCAGAAGCATGTGTTGAATGAAAAAATGGGTCGTTTGGTATCCTTCTTTTCACAATCATCAGGAACAGCTGGCGATGTCTTTACGGCTCTTTCAACCACTGATATCGAATTTCAGGAAATTGAATTGTCTGACGGAAAAACGGTGAAAGTAACACCGGGTATGTATTCTCATATCACCAGCACAAACAAAAATCAGGAAGATCGTAAGAAAGCCTACGAAGCGCTTTACGATGTGTATTACAAAAACAAAAATACCTACGCTGCAATCTATCAGGGTATCATGCAGTCAGAATGGGCTAACGCTCGTGCTCGCAACTACGAATCATGCTTGGATGCTTCTTTGGAAGGCAACAACATTCCTAAAGATGTGTATTTGAACCTAATCAATACCGTTAGAGAACACACAGCGCCGGTACAAAAATACACCAAGCTTCGTAAGAAGGTTTTAGGCCTTGAAAAATATTACGGATTTGATGGTTCGATGAGTTTGGTTGATTTCAATAAAACTTACCCATACGAAGAGGCTGTTGAAATTGTAACAAAATCAGTACTGCCTTTGGGGAAAGACTATCAGGCTAAATTGGAGAATGCCACTGCCAGCGGTTGGTTAGATGTTTATGAGAACCCAGGCAAACGCAGTGGTGCTTTTTCAGCAGGTGTTTATGGTGTACACCCATACATGCTATTGAACTACGACGAAACTCTGGAGTATGTGTTTACATTAGCTCACGAGCTGGGGCATACCATGCACACAACCCTATCAAACGAAACGCAACCTTTCGCTACACACAATTATACAATCTTTGTTGCTGAGGTGGCTTCAACGTTCAACGAGCGTTTGTTACTGGATCATATGATGAAGATCACGAAAGATCCTAAGGAACGTATTGCCCTTTTGAACCAAGCTATTCAGGGTATTATTGGAACCTTTTATGCACAAGCCATGTTTGCTGATTTCGAATATCAGGCGCACACAATGGTGGAAAAGGACCAACCTGTAAATGCGGATATCTTTGCCAAGCTTTGGGGTGATATTGCACAAAAATACTACGGTGATGTTGCTGAGAAAACAAAATACTCAAACTACCCATGGACTCGTATTCCTCACTTCTACAACTCACCATACTACGTTTACCAATATGCAACCTGTTTTGCATCATCGGCCAAATTGTACAACGATGTGACAACAGGAAGCAAGAAAGATAAGAAAGCAGCTTTAAAGCGCTACACAACTTTATTGCAATCAGGTGGAAACGATTTCCCAATGGAGCAATTGAAAAAAGCGGGTGTCGACTTGTCGAAACCTGAAGCAATTTTAGCCGTTATCAACCAACTCGATAAATTGGTTGATCAATTGGCTATCGAAATTGAAAAATTAGAAAAATAGTCCCAACCTACTCGAAATAGGTAAAGGCAGCTCTGAAAGGGGCTGCCTTTTTTTATGCTCCTCATTGTATAGAAATACACCCTCTGCCTTCGGCATTTACTCACGTTCAAATTTAAATCAAAGGTGTTTGTGATCCTTCAGATTCCCTATAAGGGAGAAATCTTCATAAAATGCTTGGAGCGTACTTTGTCAGCCTGCCGTAAGGCGGGCTACAAAATGTTGTACAGAAACCAAGGAGGTTTAGCCTGACTTAACTCACGTATAAACTTTAGTTTTCTTGTACTTTTTGCTTGAATTGAAAATCGACGAAGTCAAAAAAAAGTACCAACCGAACGAAGTGAGTTCATGAACACCCGTTCAATTATGAGTGAATAAAAAATATGAGCCCAGCGGCTCTAGCGAATAGTTAAAACAAAATCCTATAAATTACGTTTAAACCTAAAAATATATTTAACCCTGCTTTTGTAAATGATTCGTATTAATTGGTAATGATCTTTATTGGAATCCATGACTTAAATTTAAGATTCATTTATTTTAGATCTCCATCATTTTTTTAACTTGATCCATTATTTTCAAAGCATTTTTCACTTGTTCTTTTGTCTTGAAACAAAAGAACCAAAAATTCAAGAGCCACGATTTTTTCAATCTTAAAACTGCCTGTATGATAAGTGCAGCCGGGTGATTTCCTCGGCAAGCTCGGAACTTCCCGGTTTTACTAATCATTCATTGGGTTTATAAGATCTCTTAAATCAATGCTCAATAATTCCAGCTATAGAAAACAGTCCTAATTTAATCGTTTAAACTTCACCCACTATATTTGACATAAAACCAATTAATTTTAACAATTAGATGAAGATTTCCCTATTGATCTTCTCGAAATTTAACCTCTTTACCTAGGACAAAACACACCAATACGGGCATTTTTTTATTTAGAACACAACTAAATAAGCACATTGGAGAAAAAAATCTACATTTAAAATAATTTACATAAAACAATACACACAACTCAATTATTATGTTTCTAAAACCCGAATAGTGCTTCTTCGAAGCTACATCGAAGAAACACCGAAGCTACCCCGAAGCTACAATCTTGCTAGACCGTTCATTCTATTGTTCAATAGAAATAGGTTTAATATTTTATTTCTGACCTGTTTATCTTCGATATCGAAGAGGAAAAACCTTGCCATTCAAATAAAATAATCAGAACTTGGTCATAGATTTTAATCCGTTCACATGATTTTAAGGGGTTTAAAATTTAAGACCAAACTGCGTTTGTATTATTCCCTTTAAAATTAATTTATTATGGCAATAGTAAAGAAAAACATCGTAACCGATGGCTTAAGTGGTAAGATCGGTAAAAATTTAGTTTTTAGACAAAGTAATGGAAAAACGGTTGTGACAAGCA
It encodes:
- the pepF gene encoding oligoendopeptidase F — translated: MNFKQLKGGVILTLLAASMCLQATAQVSYKTREEIPAKYKWNFSDIYENWDAWEADFKSMSKDIEAIQSLKGKLGENVDNLVSLLTVQENLMKKAYKVYQFVSFQSTVDGKNMDLQAKLQQVGMFFANMGMATTWISPEMIQIPEATMKQWIAETPALKPHAFDLMDMYRMQKHVLNEKMGRLVSFFSQSSGTAGDVFTALSTTDIEFQEIELSDGKTVKVTPGMYSHITSTNKNQEDRKKAYEALYDVYYKNKNTYAAIYQGIMQSEWANARARNYESCLDASLEGNNIPKDVYLNLINTVREHTAPVQKYTKLRKKVLGLEKYYGFDGSMSLVDFNKTYPYEEAVEIVTKSVLPLGKDYQAKLENATASGWLDVYENPGKRSGAFSAGVYGVHPYMLLNYDETLEYVFTLAHELGHTMHTTLSNETQPFATHNYTIFVAEVASTFNERLLLDHMMKITKDPKERIALLNQAIQGIIGTFYAQAMFADFEYQAHTMVEKDQPVNADIFAKLWGDIAQKYYGDVAEKTKYSNYPWTRIPHFYNSPYYVYQYATCFASSAKLYNDVTTGSKKDKKAALKRYTTLLQSGGNDFPMEQLKKAGVDLSKPEAILAVINQLDKLVDQLAIEIEKLEK
- the amrS gene encoding AmmeMemoRadiSam system radical SAM enzyme, which produces MERALYYETLSDQRVRCTLCPHYCSISQGQRGNCKVRMNRDGILFTDVDGKYSALNLDPIEKKPLYHFYPGSAILSLGTKGCNLRCTFCQNHEMSQAVPGEYPYMRLLSDEEILEMASESPNCIGLAYTYNEPTVFFESMISLARKVKQEGLQNVMVTNGYINSDPLDELLEYIDAFNIDLKAFRRGFYRKYTHSQLDPVLGTLKQVRKSGKHLEVTHLLIPELNSDAKVFEELVAWIAGELGSDTVFHLSRYFPAYLLLNEPTPLDLLYRFYDIAKEHLNYVYLGNVNTRFGSDTSCLHCGQTLVRRFDYRVEVTGLEKGRCTTCKNQIFVC
- the amrB gene encoding AmmeMemoRadiSam system protein B: MNTRKAWVAGRFYPEQPDRLIDMVRHLLKKESKLIDYSLGKHQILGGIVPHAGYMYSGYEAVHLYELIRYSEIDFDTILILHPNHTISMGEDLSVTASDAWETPLGKLEVDLEFAKLLNLPMNRLAHQNEHSAEVQLPFLQLFLRQGFKILPICMNHQTVNCALKLAGLIVKTNQILKRNLLVLASSDFSHYLAPDLAYRQDQHVVKAICEFDTEQIFNKVKRHGISVCGFGPIMTLVAYSRMLHKDAIAKVLRRGNSGDRKASDSVVDYLSILFYRPKFA
- a CDS encoding SRPBCC family protein, which gives rise to MTEMNSRIIVEQNFSVPLSQLWKAISEPDQMRQWFFENIEDFQPEVGFQTQFNVKSGERNFKHLWKLTDVVHLEKIVYLWQYEGYEGEAIVCFETFINEGGSSLRVSHFVTTGFDQSIPEFRRESCQQGWEYFIKDRLKAFLEN